Within Rhododendron vialii isolate Sample 1 chromosome 12a, ASM3025357v1, the genomic segment GCAggcttgaaaaaatatttcgtgGGCGAGGGACTTAACTGAAAAAAAGGATGGAGGTGGCAAATTCGTTTGGGAGAAGATGTTCAAGTTCTGCACTCGAAAAATCAAGTCGAAAGCGGAAGAATCGATCTGTCATCTTTTATTTAGCTTAGAGATGTGTAAACTGAAGTTATCGGAGCATCGATCTCCAATGCAATCCTTCAAAACCCATTTTTGACGTCAATTCCTCTGTGTTGGAGAAAAATATAGTGCTTCAAGCCcatcctccatttgagaggattgtactttcattttcatcatcggtatttagagaatgaaaaagtTCATACTCCATATTTGAAGAAatcgagacaaaaaaaaagagatgttTTTGGAGGATATGTTGTAGCAAATTCATCCTAAAAAGTACACTATCTCCGTCTTAAAATAAACTCTCTGCAAAACGAagacttaaaaaataatactatttttacaagaaaaaattttaatttttttcttaaattaaaagaactaatgaatatctagtaaattgctgaataaagtttgaatttttcttgaattttttttatcattttttagttcttgttttgcggaccagacatTTATTTGGAGATAAAGGGGTAACTTTTTggttgaaacactttttttggAGTTACAGTCTTTACAGATAagacgaataaaaaaaaactaatactaattttttcaatttttttttgtatattttcttcAGAAAAAGGTTTTTGCATATCATATTTTCCCTTTTATAAACTTCactaataatttatttaaaaactaacaaatctaacaaaaatttagagaaAATGACTTTTTGGATTAATTTGAGCCAAACTACCCAATGTTCGTAGGGTGAAATGTCATACTTGTCCGTTTGGAAGTTCGACCAATAAAAACTCACTTCTCCGCCTCTCCGTTCTCCCGTTCCCGCCGTCGGTCCTTTGCCGCGCTTTAAACTTCCGGTGCTTTTCCACCGCCGTCCAACTCCATTAAAgtatgtactctctctctctctctctctctctctctctctctcgtacctTAGCATGACTAATCAGTCCAATTACGAGGAACAAGTTAAGTTCGACCCAATTTgcaattgaaaaagaaaacgcAACTGAATTCCCATTTTCTTCTGGGTTTCTGATTTTTTCCATCCCCAATCAAAATGCGTAGGTTTGGTTTTTCCATTTCGTACAGTTGTTTGTTCTTACGTCCAAATTGGAGAtactggaaaaaagaaaaaaaggattaTTTTTAATAAACAAAATGAAAGGGGAGGTATGGTACTGTCACCCCGCCGGGGTGTATTACCCGTCACATCACACCACTATTTGTAGGCGACTCCACCACACCTTTGTCCGGTGGTAAGGTCCTACCACGTGTGGGTGGTCTTAGAAGTATGTTTAGCCCCAGATAAGGGGCTATGGAGACTCAAACCTGTATCTGGGCCTCGTCCAACCAAGTCCGAGTTTTCACCACTAAACTAACCCCTCATTGGTGGGAAAAATGGTTTTTGTCCATTTATATACGCAGCCAATCGTACAAGGTGAGGTTGGGAATTGAAGCCCTTCTGAATCAAGTATTTTGTTGATGTAGCAGATTCATAAAGTTCTTTAGTTGTGTATTTATGTGGCATTGAGTGctgcacttctttttttcttttcactttgaACTTTTGCCTCTGATTTAGCTAGTCTTcatagtacaaaaaaaaaaatcatgagcaggttttttttttaggtctGATTAAAGTCTCAGGGTCATTGATATCACAATCTCAACAATGTGTGCTGTGAGAACAAGTTTCACCTTTGTTTCTAGTcaattatttgcactattgacTTGAGTACTGTTGCCTTAATCCAGAACCCCTATGTAATGGCTCATGGCATGTAGTTGCCCGGAGGGATCTCCCACTTTGTTAGTACCCAATGGCGAAACCTTAAGTAGCAATATGTAATTGATGTAGGACGATCTCTTCATAAATTCGCTTGCACGTAATGACCACCAACATGAGCATGAGCTGGAGCATGAGTTTGAAAGCATCTTTCTAAAACATTCTAATTACTAAAATTTGCAAGAGCAAGGTTTGAGAGAGGAAGCGGAGGGTCTTATTGGAGGATTATGCGACCTAGCCCAACTCATCTTAATTGCAGCAGCAAAAGTGGGATTAGGAATTGgttctatttatttttgttgccGAAGTGTTCTTATCCTAGAGTGTCTCAAGGGGTTTGTATGGGGTAACAAAAAGTAGggcttttgtgaaggaaaaaactCCAAAAGATATGGCTGAAATAGAGGCTGTTTAAATTCTATTCTTGTAAAGAATGGAGAGTGATTTTTGAATGGTGGCCTAGGGCTGGTAAAGTTTAGTTTATTGTTGGTAAAACAAAGGtgattcatatttttcttgataTTTGAAATACGCATTGCACCTAGATTTCCATAGGGATCAGTGAGCACACTTGCAATTAGAATTGCCTAACACGTTCAAAAGAGTTTGAAAAGCTTCACGGATACTCTAAACGTCTAGAGTCTGTTAAACTAGAAACATTCCATGGATTAGAGAATACCTTTTTCCAAATAGCAATTTGAGTTCTTACACCTACTGTTAGAGTATCATACTTGAAGCCAATAGACTTGAATACCTTCGCAAGTTCTATAACATATAAGCTGGATTGAAAACATTTCATGGCTTTATATTGATTTAAGAAAACTCCTTTTGGCGATAGGAATTTGACGGCTTATTGGGGGGCTCAGATTTTTTACCACTAAAACCTATCTGCAACAATGTCAAACTGATGAATATCAATCCAGTCACCCTCTTGACCCATAGGAATTAAGATAATCATGCGTGACTTTTATGGCCCATATCCAGAATTTTACGAACTTCTTTAACAGATAACAAATGCAAATTGTATTGTAAAGCGACTACTGACTTGACTATGCATGGTTCGTCTCCAAATCATGTGAATCTTGAAATAATGGTGCTTCTttagattttcttttgcttAGCATTGATATCCTCAATATTTCCTGACCATATGATTCGAAATAAGTTTTAAGAAAGATTTTCTTATACCTAATCTGGAGCTTAAGTTTGTAGTGTTTCTGAAAAGAGTGTAGATATTTGGGCGTTAACATATTTATTATCCATTCGTTTTAACATTCAGGTATCTTGGTTAAATGGAGCTTCCATGAAAAAATATCTCCACTATGGAGATTGATCTTGAGCTGCCTTCTGTCCAGGAGGACAAATTAGATACTGTGTCAGATGCAAATATTGGTCATGCTACAGATGTACTTCTTGTTGGAGAAGAGGAGGTAAATTCTCCAACAACTAGAAATGGTGCCAAGGGACTGGGACTAAACGCAGGTAAAAACATCAGTAGAAGTGGGGAGGGAGTGGATGAGGATGCTCTTGGAGTGGACACTTCTGGCAAGGAGAGCAAGAGTTATGAGCCCCAAAGGGGTTTGGAGTTTGAATCAAAAGAGGAAGCATATTCCTTTTACAGGGAATATGCTAGGTCTGTGGGATTTGGCATTACAATAAAAGCAAGTCGCCGGTCCAAAAAGTCAGGCAAATTCATTGATGTAAAAATAGCTTGTTCTAGGTTTGGCAGTAAACCGGATTCATGTACAGCTGTTAACTCACGATCATGTCCTAAGACAGACTGTAAGGCAAGTATGCATATGAAAAGAAGGCAGGATGGAAAATGGTTTATATTTGGTTTTGTAAAGGAGCATAACCATGAAATTTGTCCCTCTGACTTCTATTATGCTCTCAGTGGAAGGGGCAAGCAGCCTGGTATTGTTGCTTGTCAAAAGAAAGGACTGCAGTTGGCTTTAGATGAGGTAGATGTACAAgttatgtttgaattttttatgctTATGCAAGATGAGAATCCTAATTTTTTCTATGCAATAGATTTGGACCATGAAAAACGTATGAGAAACGTGTTTTGGGTTGATGCCAAAAGCAGACATGATTACAGCAAATTTTGTGACGTAGTCTTCTTTGATAGCTATTATATTAGGAGTAAATATAGAGTCCCCTTTCTGCCTGTCATTGGGGTGAATCATCACTTTCAGTTAATGTTGCTTGGATGTGCATTGGTTGGGGAGGAAACAATGTCAACTTTTGTGTGGTTGATGCGGACGTGGCTTAGAGCTGTGGGTGGTCAGACTCCTAAAGTTCTTGTTACTGACGAAGGCAAGTCACTGGAAGAAGCTATCACAGAGGTGTTTCCCAATACACggcattgtttttgtttatggAATGTGCTGAGAAAAGTTCCTGAAAATCTAGGCCACGTAGTGAACAGGCCAGAAGTTTTCTGTAGGAAATTTAACAAATGCATTTATCGATCTTGGACACAAGAAGAGTTTGAAAAGAAATGGTGGAAAATGATGGATAAATTTGAGCTCAGGGAAGATGAATGGCTTCAATCACTTTATGCAAAACGTACAAAGTGGGTTCCTGCTTATATGAGTGGTACATTTTTGGCTGGATTGTGTACAGGTGAACGTTCTGAATGCTCATCATCCTTGTTTGACAAGTACTTGCAGAGGGAGACTTCATGTAAGGACTTTATGGATCGATACAAACTATTTTTGCATGACAGGTCTGAAGAAGAAGCCAAAGCTGATTGCGAAACACATCACAAATCACCCACATTAAGATCTCTCTGTCCTTTTGAGAAGCAGATGTCTACTGTTTATACACGTTCCATATTCAAGAAATTTCAGGTTGAGGTTTTGGGAACAGATGCTTGTAGGGTGCAAAAAACATATGAAAATGAGGCAGTTGTAACATATCAAGTCGATGATTTTGAAGAGCAGCAGAGTTTCATTGTGGCATGGAATGAAGCAAACTTACACGTATCTTGTTTGTGTCGTTCATTTGAGTACAGAGGTTTTCTTTGTAGACATGCTTTAATCGTTCTACAAATGTCTGGTGTTTCTAACATACCTTCTCGCTGTATACTACGACGATGGACAAACGATGCAAATATCAGGCCATCCAGTAGTGAAACATCAAGTAGGTTTAGTTATAGGGTCCAACGTTTTAATGATCTTTGTAAACGAGCAATTAAATTGGGTGAAGAGGGGTCTTTGTCTCAGGAAAGGTACAATATTGTCATTGATGCTCTACAAGAAGCCATGGAACATTGCGTGGGTGTGAACGCTTCTGTTAGGAGTGTTTTAGAGCCTAACATGTCGGCTTCTCAAGGTTTCATCAGCACTGGGGAAGAGAATCAAAGCGATAGTTTGGCCAAAGCatctaagaagaagaaaatacataAGAAGCGAAAGGTAAGCGGAGGCTCAATATTTAGGTATGCCTTTGCTATAACCATGTCTGATGTTCTGTGAAGGGATGGAATGCTCAAATTTGATCAAGTCTATATACTGTAGGTACAAAGTGAGACTGAAGTAATAGCTAGTCTGGTGCAAGACTGCAACTTGCAGATGGTTTGTCACATCTTAACGCCGTTGACTCAAATTATCTGCAATAACGTGTTCCAATGGATTTTGATATAATCCATATATGACCTCCATTTATTTCGGCATGCTTGTGTGTAGGGGATGCTGGACTCCGGAGCACACATTGTTGACAACACTTGTGTTCCTCAACAGCATGCGCCAGGGATGGTATGACTGTATCAGTctaactct encodes:
- the LOC131311861 gene encoding protein FAR1-RELATED SEQUENCE 2-like isoform X4, which gives rise to MEIDLELPSVQEDKLDTVSDANIGHATDVLLVGEEEVNSPTTRNGAKGLGLNAGKNISRSGEGVDEDALGVDTSGKESKSYEPQRGLEFESKEEAYSFYREYARSVGFGITIKASRRSKKSGKFIDVKIACSRFGSKPDSCTAVNSRSCPKTDCKASMHMKRRQDGKWFIFGFVKEHNHEICPSDFYYALSGRGKQPGIVACQKKGLQLALDEVDVQVMFEFFMLMQDENPNFFYAIDLDHEKRMRNVFWVDAKSRHDYSKFCDVVFFDSYYIRSKYRVPFLPVIGVNHHFQLMLLGCALVGEETMSTFVWLMRTWLRAVGGQTPKVLVTDEGKSLEEAITEVFPNTRHCFCLWNVLRKVPENLGHVVNRPEVFCRKFNKCIYRSWTQEEFEKKWWKMMDKFELREDEWLQSLYAKRTKWVPAYMSGTFLAGLCTGERSECSSSLFDKYLQRETSCKDFMDRYKLFLHDRSEEEAKADCETHHKSPTLRSLCPFEKQMSTVYTRSIFKKFQVEVLGTDACRVQKTYENEAVVTYQVDDFEEQQSFIVAWNEANLHVSCLCRSFEYRGFLCRHALIVLQMSGVSNIPSRCILRRWTNDANIRPSSSETSSRFSYRVQRFNDLCKRAIKLGEEGSLSQERYNIVIDALQEAMEHCVGVNASVRSVLEPNMSASQGFISTGEENQSDSLAKASKKKKIHKKRKVSGGSIFRYKVRLK
- the LOC131311861 gene encoding protein FAR1-RELATED SEQUENCE 2-like isoform X1, translating into MEIDLELPSVQEDKLDTVSDANIGHATDVLLVGEEEVNSPTTRNGAKGLGLNAGKNISRSGEGVDEDALGVDTSGKESKSYEPQRGLEFESKEEAYSFYREYARSVGFGITIKASRRSKKSGKFIDVKIACSRFGSKPDSCTAVNSRSCPKTDCKASMHMKRRQDGKWFIFGFVKEHNHEICPSDFYYALSGRGKQPGIVACQKKGLQLALDEVDVQVMFEFFMLMQDENPNFFYAIDLDHEKRMRNVFWVDAKSRHDYSKFCDVVFFDSYYIRSKYRVPFLPVIGVNHHFQLMLLGCALVGEETMSTFVWLMRTWLRAVGGQTPKVLVTDEGKSLEEAITEVFPNTRHCFCLWNVLRKVPENLGHVVNRPEVFCRKFNKCIYRSWTQEEFEKKWWKMMDKFELREDEWLQSLYAKRTKWVPAYMSGTFLAGLCTGERSECSSSLFDKYLQRETSCKDFMDRYKLFLHDRSEEEAKADCETHHKSPTLRSLCPFEKQMSTVYTRSIFKKFQVEVLGTDACRVQKTYENEAVVTYQVDDFEEQQSFIVAWNEANLHVSCLCRSFEYRGFLCRHALIVLQMSGVSNIPSRCILRRWTNDANIRPSSSETSSRFSYRVQRFNDLCKRAIKLGEEGSLSQERYNIVIDALQEAMEHCVGVNASVRSVLEPNMSASQGFISTGEENQSDSLAKASKKKKIHKKRKVQSETEVIASLVQDCNLQMGMLDSGAHIVDNTCVPQQHAPGMGQIHSSSLIHNGYYSNQQGTQGMGQSNSIATRIGHYGPQQSLQGQLQGPLGFRAPTIHGYFNIQDSLHDVEQSVGSRQFHDVRSKRLYDKHLPR
- the LOC131311861 gene encoding protein FAR1-RELATED SEQUENCE 2-like isoform X2, producing the protein MEIDLELPSVQEDKLDTVSDANIGHATDVLLVGEEEVNSPTTRNGAKGLGLNAGKNISRSGEGVDEDALGVDTSGKESKSYEPQRGLEFESKEEAYSFYREYARSVGFGITIKASRRSKKSGKFIDVKIACSRFGSKPDSCTAVNSRSCPKTDCKASMHMKRRQDGKWFIFGFVKEHNHEICPSDFYYALSGRGKQPGIVACQKKGLQLALDEVDVQVMFEFFMLMQDENPNFFYAIDLDHEKRMRNVFWVDAKSRHDYSKFCDVVFFDSYYIRSKYRVPFLPVIGVNHHFQLMLLGCALVGEETMSTFVWLMRTWLRAVGGQTPKVLVTDEGKSLEEAITEVFPNTRHCFCLWNVLRKVPENLGHVVNRPEVFCRKFNKCIYRSWTQEEFEKKWWKMMDKFELREDEWLQSLYAKRTKWVPAYMSGTFLAGLCTGERSECSSSLFDKYLQRETSCKDFMDRYKLFLHDRSEEEAKADCETHHKSPTLRSLCPFEKQMSTVYTRSIFKKFQVEVLGTDACRVQKTYENEAVVTYQVDDFEEQQSFIVAWNEANLHVSCLCRSFEYRGFLCRHALIVLQMSGVSNIPSRCILRRWTNDANIRPSSSETSSRFSYRVQRFNDLCKRAIKLGEEGSLSQERYNIVIDALQEAMEHCVGVNASVRSVLEPNMSASQGFISTGEENQSDSLAKASKKKKIHKKRKVQSETEVIASLVQDCNLQMGMLDSGAHIVDNTCVPQQHAPGMGQIHSSSLIHNGYYSNQQGTQGMGQSNSIATRIGHYGPQQSLQGQLQGPLGFRAPTIHGYFNIQDSLHDVSVGSRQFHDVRSKRLYDKHLPR
- the LOC131311861 gene encoding protein FAR-RED ELONGATED HYPOCOTYL 3-like isoform X3 codes for the protein MEIDLELPSVQEDKLDTVSDANIGHATDVLLVGEEEVNSPTTRNGAKGLGLNAGKNISRSGEGVDEDALGVDTSGKESKSYEPQRGLEFESKEEAYSFYREYARSVGFGITIKASRRSKKSGKFIDVKIACSRFGSKPDSCTAVNSRSCPKTDCKASMHMKRRQDGKWFIFGFVKEHNHEICPSDFYYALSGRGKQPGIVACQKKGLQLALDELMLLGCALVGEETMSTFVWLMRTWLRAVGGQTPKVLVTDEGKSLEEAITEVFPNTRHCFCLWNVLRKVPENLGHVVNRPEVFCRKFNKCIYRSWTQEEFEKKWWKMMDKFELREDEWLQSLYAKRTKWVPAYMSGTFLAGLCTGERSECSSSLFDKYLQRETSCKDFMDRYKLFLHDRSEEEAKADCETHHKSPTLRSLCPFEKQMSTVYTRSIFKKFQVEVLGTDACRVQKTYENEAVVTYQVDDFEEQQSFIVAWNEANLHVSCLCRSFEYRGFLCRHALIVLQMSGVSNIPSRCILRRWTNDANIRPSSSETSSRFSYRVQRFNDLCKRAIKLGEEGSLSQERYNIVIDALQEAMEHCVGVNASVRSVLEPNMSASQGFISTGEENQSDSLAKASKKKKIHKKRKVQSETEVIASLVQDCNLQMGMLDSGAHIVDNTCVPQQHAPGMGQIHSSSLIHNGYYSNQQGTQGMGQSNSIATRIGHYGPQQSLQGQLQGPLGFRAPTIHGYFNIQDSLHDVEQSVGSRQFHDVRSKRLYDKHLPR